DNA from Eucalyptus grandis isolate ANBG69807.140 chromosome 5, ASM1654582v1, whole genome shotgun sequence:
GAACTGGCGTTTTAGGTCGGGTAGgttgggagggagggagagagagagagagtcacgcTGCGGTTATCTTTGGTCCTTGGAAGTCCATCCCAAGCTTCTAAATTATAGCAGAGGTGCACAAATCATGTATACCATTTCAAAATCCATACTGATATGGATAATTTCACATTGTCGAGGGCTTGTTTGGTTATGGCAAGTAAAACCTGAGTGAAATTAGGATCATGAGTCTCTTTCTTGCCAATGTTTGGTGAATTAGAATGAGACCGAATGGAAATGAAACCGGAGAAAAAAATGTTGTattattgcattttcatgactaTGGAGGAAGGTGGAAATACATGAAACAAGAACACGGACAAGTAAAAAGAGCAACAAGTGGATAATGGATCATTAGCTAAGCCATTGATTTGGtaattttaaatgaacaaatgtAACTTGGTAAGCACACTTAGCTATCTCtttagaaatttgaaatgatcaaaTTCAAATCATAGAAAGCCATATTCCAATTTCGATATGTCATCCAatgccaaaaatttcaaattaatatcaATTCTCATCCCTCGTAATGCATTTCGATTTCCttaacattttattttgattgtctCCTTCCTTTTCCAAAATAATCCAAAGTCAAATAAACCACGGCTGACATTGTTTCCCAATCCTGAATGTCTAAACACACAGCATTTTGTGGCGAGCAGACGAAAATACCCTTAGAAACCACCCCTTTTTTGGTCGAGCACGATGTGGATGACCACACTGTAACAAGCAGAACTTAAATGAAGTTGAAAGTGGGTTTATAATATACCCGTTAAAACCCTTATGGTTTGGGCTTTTAACTTTAAAACCTATCATGACCTATACTTTATGTTTGAGGTGgcccatttatataaataaaggTTAGATTATGGGTCCATGACCATTTTGACAGTCCTAACACATATCACTAGTTATGTTTGTGAGAAAGAACTTTTATGTACGTATATGATAGTGCATCAATAACCTTTACACACGTGCTGAGCGTCCACCCACTtggcaatttgttttttttttggtaaaaggtaagaacaCTTGGCAATTTGTTTGTaaggagaaaaataacaaaagtacTATAACTTCATACGGTACTTACTTaaatattataactttttttttttgctcacttaagtgtcatattGGAATAAAATGGTTATTTGAGCGCCAATTTTGGCAAATCATCCTATgtagattttttaaaatttttcgatttttttgtttttcttttgcctttttttttttttgcactatTTTTTTTAGGGCCGGTGAGGGTCAAGCTAGTTGTGAAACCCTCACTAGAACTAGGCAAGGTGGCGTCACCCGCGATTGCCCAGAGCTGGCGAGGGCCTTCACAGCCAAATTTGTGCGAGGCAGCCCTCACCCAATCTGATGACCCTTGCCAGCCctagaacaaaagggaaaaaattgaaaataaaaataaaatatattaacaaattggaACGTAAAGTGACTGGTGTCCACACCGATTTTTCAACGAGACAAATCGCcgatggcactcaagtgatcgatttttcaaatttatgacactcaagtgagcaaaaaaaaaaaaaagttataaaactCAAGTAAACGTTGTATGAAAGTTATTACCCTTGTATGTATGTGTCTTGTTTTGTATTAGTATACACCACGTGTCATTATCATGTGATGTATCAATTACATAAAATATTATGTTCATGTTAAAAGAGTGTTGgaactaaattgatctaaaGAATATTTGGCAAATAGCAGTTGGGAGAACAAACGAAAAAGCTTGTTCACCGGTTCCAACTCCATAACGAAGTGGTTAAACTATCAAAAAAAAGGTTCTTCGAAAATAGATTGAGTATgcttgtcaaaaaaaaagaaaaaaagaaaaaagattgagtaTGGATGTACGGTAAAGAGCGTGCCGGCTCTTCAAATCAAAATGTGATGTAGAAAATGCGACGTCGATCTAATGATAAAGAGATTAAAGtgcttgaaaattgaagttgCAAAGGTTAAAATTAAAGTAAAGCATCGTAACTAGAGCGATCAACATTGATATCAAAGTACAaacattgaaaataaaattacctTAAAATAACTTGAATGTCACGAAAGTATCGACGCTTAAACGAGAACATCAAAACGAGCACTACTACATTGTTATATTACAATGCACACGATCGACAAACTTACCCTAAATTAATACTATGTTGCAACCTAATCccgggtgcaccacctaggatttggctaatggattactaagcctaaatttagctcgggctctcctaagcccataccaattcgcaacttcttaacatgtaaatgatttttcaattatgagtcaccactaatttatttttggtaggttgattagaaacccaagtaaataGCAGAAGAtctactttactcctacgaaccaaagactTTGGCTACGGGAACTTGATTacccctttcggtacctttttcttttacttcgaaaaaatgttttgcaggcggcttaaattaattttaatttactttcttaacatgtgaggtgatcatgcagatgcgtaaaccaccaatttaacaccaaaataaaagcaataaataaattatgagacttacctcatagcaacgaaagtattttaactaaaatgacatgcaacatacAACCTAACATGAGAACTATATGTCACgcaatatttattaaatgacctaatcaaATGAAAGTAAAAGATTAATGCAACTATTTTAACACATCACACATTACGTGACACAAGCATTTTGTGTTTTCAATTtcacaacgtgcatatgattgacaatCCGATTTCACACTCAAAATAGGACTCGCAttcgcacggaaaaatcgctAATCCGATTTTACGCTCGAGATCGATTCacgattttgttaaaaattggctAATCTGATTTCATGCGCGAGATACAATTCGTCAATTTCGTAGATGGGTATCAATCACATCTTGCTTGATTTGCCGTCGTATTGtttcaattgattttgtttctgtaaaagaatatatatttgagttagatcaGGTTCATATTagaatattgcttgttttagggttatttggcatgtttagaataggaaatttatttatttcgaaaattttaaaataaaataccaaaaatatctttttataataaattgaatatttatttcTAGGATAGTTTGTACGTTTAAATATTAGGcatatttaattccgaattttaattaaaaacggatatttcaaataatgaaatgGAATATtcggaaatcaaataaaataatttttttacctaaTCCGAatattggttttcaaatttggacTTTGTGCAATCGGACTAGGATTGCAATCGGCAGGCAACAGGGTGGTGGATGGTGACTGGCGGTGGCTCGTGGTGGCGATTCGCTGCAGACGGTGGGCAACTCGCAGCTCGTCGTCGACGGCGATCGTGCCAATGGACctacaaaaaagaaactttgcGGGGATCAATCGGTTCAAGGCAGGGCACGGCGGCAACTCATGGACTGCGGAACAAGAGGGACGGTTCGGCACGGTGGCGTCGCGCCATAGATGGACAGCACTCCTCGTGTGTGGCACGGATCAAAGCAGCAACGGGTCGTCAGGGGATCAAGGTCAACTCTACGTTGGCATGCACGCAGGAGGAACGGGCGAGACAAGGGAGCGCCACCCAGCAGATCGTCGTGAATCTTTggctttctttcctcctttctttttgctGCGGATCTCTCTAATTGCGAGGCCCCAAGAGAGCCAGAAGAGAAACCCACGATTTTCAATGAGCGGAACCCCcctcctttgtcttcttctggccacccttctctctttcttccttggcCTCTTTCATCTTGTGAACTCCTTTCCTTCACGCTTTTTCTCTTTGTGTGCTCTGGAATTTTAATTGCTGGCATGTGGATAGCCGGGGGAGGCGCGGACTGCAATTGTGAGAGTTAGGTGCTGACTGCTGAGGCATTTGAGTGGCTGAGAAACCGCGCTTATTGAAGGCGACTAATGGAACATGGATGGAGCTGCAGCTTGGGCATGGCCTTAGTGATCTCCTCCATCCCACCTCTTCAAAAACTCTATGATAATTTTGGATGGTGGAGGAGGCGAACCTCGACGGGCGCCACCCATCACCACGAGTGTGCTATGCCGAAAATCTTGGCGGCCTTTTTGATGGTTCGGGAACTGCGGGCGTTGGGCCGCTCCTTGCCCCCACAAGGTTTAGCCTGCTTGGTTTCCAGATGACAACCGCAAAACCCGAGTCGAAGAGGCATGGACACTCCGACCATTAGAGAATTAAGATGCGACTGACTAGCCAAAAAAGTCACAGGAAGTACTTCAGTTTATCAGTTTGATTCAATCTAATCAATGCATAATGGAGACCAAATCAAATCGAATTGGATTTGTGCTGTTCAGTTCACAAGCCGAAACCGCACAAGCACCTCCAGCAAACCAAACCGGTAACTTCTCTTTCGTTTCTCACCCTCGTTGAAGTCCACAATGTGAAAATTACGTTAGGTGCTCTCTGACCACCACGTTGTCGTCCACCCAATCAATCATAAAACACAAAGATCAGCACGTCGAAACGGCAATTACCTTCCCCACTTGGTGAATCGAagacaaatttcttttttttttcccaaaaaaaaggaaaaaaagaaggaaaagagaagcagCAAAATGTGCAGCTTCTCTCCAGTCATTTTCTCCAATTAAGTTGGAAGCCCATGTGCACAATCTCTGCAAGGGAAGGGGAATCAAAGCACCCAAGGAGTCACGAGCAAAACACAGCCAATCGAGAGCGGCTTGTGCATTTAATTTTCCCACCAACAAAAGGGGAGAGAGCACATGGCGATGTTCCGCCCATGGGAAATTGGCAACCATCTCACTCAAACAAAAGTTGGGATCGAATCATTTAGTGACGAGTGGGGGCCCACTTCTTCCCGGAGGACCCCGGTTCCGGTGGTGGTGGGCCCACCTCCGTTGTCCCTTTTGTCATCGGCACCAAAAAGATCCAACGGCAGCTCACCACCCACCCTATTGCTATTGGAAACACATATATTTAAggccaaaaataattttcgtttttttttttttaagatcacCATCACGGTCCCGTGACCCTCCATTCAGAATTCGACACGTGTCTTTCTCTTTAAATGGGATCCGACGATAAAGCCTTTCTTTTTACCTTCTTGCGATCGAATAGCTTGAATGTTGCAATTGATGCTGGCTTATTATGATCAGCTGGTTTTGAGATCCTCTTCCCTTTCTTCATTTTACTTGTTTTCAAGTATCTCTGCATAAACACTAGCGAATCTAACTGATCCTGCGGATCTCATCTTGTTTTAATGCCCTGTTCGGTTCATCCCTACCAACTCCCTATGCCCTCCTTGCATCTCATCTTACTCGTACATGATCGAAGGTCTTTTTTTAAGGCCTTGCTTTTGGAACTTTCTTTGAATATTTTACCGTGCACCGATCATGATTAATCTGCAGATGTGCCCATCATTAAATCAATGAACTGTAACCACCTTTGCGTGAATGTTTGGAGGTGCAAATCGTCAAAAACTATTGCGATCAATACTATTTGTTGAGCACGTCCTTAAATCATATATCTTTTTTATCTTCAAGGTTTTGAACAACCATTGATGACCATTAAAAGTACGACTCTTGACGGTAGATCGTATGTTGATTAAATGTGTAGATCTTTATGACTTAATATACGGAAATTTTCACTTccctctatttttttcctttggttgCTTTGTCCCTGTCCGGCAGGTTCTATCCTTCATGGAGCTGAAAGGCTGGCTCTGACCTATTGGGTCGCTCGAATATAATCATCTCATACTAAAAACAAATCTTTAGGAAGGACACTTCCCTATTATAGTGAACTTGCTTGAAGGTTTCCCACCTTTGGAGAAGTTGATTATAACCACGAACAATGAACTTTGCAGTAACATGGTTGATTATGCTCGGACTCCTCCTTATTTGAATTGTTCGAGATCTACATTTCAAATTTGATGTCCTTTAAAAGGAAAGGACTACCGTCGATCCCACTTCTTAAAATTGGTAAACCATGTCCATACAACATTTTTCATCTTCTATTCATGACTTGAGGGATTGGAAATTAATCTCGATGAATGGTCTTGGGACGCATGAATTACGTTAGAAATTTGTGCTTGAAATGAAACAGACCCAGGCTAATatatatgcaaattaaaatgtttatcaaGTTGAGTATAATATAAGAGTGGATCTCAATATATATTATCCCACAATGACATGATTATTATATTTGACATTAATTGGTACACGTATACACCATGACCAATATATGTGATTACATAAGGTGATTTCTCAGGAGTACGAAGACGTACGTGTAAATAAGAAATGTAGCTTATTACATGGTAGTATTAAAGGTAAAATTCACCCTCAAACGGATCCTTAGACGGATCCCTTGATGGAAGAGCTGTATCCAATTTGATCATCATAATATTTGGACCACAACATCACGCCCCCATACTTGGCAGATCCTTTAATGGCGGGCAATACTTTGGAAGTAAGGTCCGACACAGGGATGAAACCATTGTTAGCTGCTTCCGTAGATGCGAGCAATCCCAAAAAGATTTTACCGGCGGTATTTGAAGTCCATTGATTCCATGCATCTTGGAGATTAGCGATGTTCCCAGAACTGTACTCGCATGAAGGATTGTTGTAAAATTGGACCCAAACGTAGTCGAATAAGCCTGTTTGAAGGGCACCTCCAAGCCAAGCATCTGGGTAAGGACATTGAGGGTTTGCAACCAAGTACACCTCCTTCCCACTGTTGCTATATGCAGACAAGGACCTAGCCAGATCATCCCAGTGTTGATTTGTGCCTCCTTCGATGTCGAAATCGATGAGTCTCTTCGACCTTCTTCTGTCGACTCTGAGAGTTATACAGAAAAATCCCAGAGTTTCAATTTCAATGTCTCCCTCTCTCAGTTATCCCCTGCCCTTCTACATGCTGATGAGCTCTTTGCCGATGGCATCATAAAACCTTTTTTTGCCGGTAAATCAGCCAATCAGAACTTTCAGACGTCCAATTCCTTGAAAACCTGCCCAACCCGTTCTCTCCATTCATTTGCTAGAAACACTATCTTCCCAGCCATTCGGATTCATCGGCGTGCATTCGATGGCAGGTAATTTTTGTCTCCTGTATGTAAATTTGCTTTATGATTGATGCTATTAGAATTGTCCTACTTCCTACATAAGCAGCTGTCTCTAGtagtaataattttttgatgtcGAAAGTATTTCTTATTTGGCCATAGTGTGTTTAAGCTCACACCATAAATTGTACAGAAATTTTAAGGTTAATAATGTGAATCCAATGGACAAGCTAATTAAAGTTCGTTCTTGTTCGAGAACTAGAGAGATCATGAAAGTTGTCTGATTCTTGCTCTAGTCACCGTGCTGTTAGATCTTCGTGGGTTCTATCCTGATCCCAACATTGCTTGCGAAATGCCTCACTTGGATTCACGAATACACGGTTCTTTCAAGTCTGCAATTGCAAATCTTCTTATGGATTACTGCTATTGCATATACTGTCAATCTCACGATCGTTTAATGAATACTAGGACAATCTCATGAAGCTGGCCAGTTTAATGAGATAGGAAGTTTTTCAATGTTCGCACGAGGAGGGCATTAACAGTTGGTTTCTCAAGACCTACTATATTTTCTCATGTGATAAAAGCACCAGGAAACAGAAAGATAAGGAAATTTAACTGTGGCTTTCTCAAAACCTACTATGTGCTCTCATGTGATAAAGCAGGGCGcaatcaatctctctctttcccatcCTCCTTTTGAATTTCCTATTTGGGAATTTTCCATCTCTTCTCATCCTAGAGCCTTGCATTGCAAAGCCCTTGAATGAAATCCAATGGCGGACTGGGACTGTGACCGCATAAGCCGTTTGCCGGCTCACCCAATCCACTGCATGTTTTGCTTCTCCAAAGTCGAAGAGGTGATGATACTCTGCATTCTATTGAAGGCACTGCTTCACCTCTGGACCACGAGCCATTGCCTCATTTTTCTCCCCCATTCTCTGGAATCTTTCGATGTTGCTCCTTGATTGTTTCTGGGGTTTCATGAACAGAGTTTCGGTTTTCAATTCCCCACCCAAGAAATAGTTGGTAATTTGTAGCTACGGAATAACAAATGATGGCTTTACTTTGCACATTTCAGCTCTGCATTTGCAGTCGTTTTAATCGGGAACTTCATGGTGGTGGTATTGATAGCCATATTAGATAGAGCAGGACCTGTTCGAAACATGTTATATTGATTGTTGCAGAGACTGAAAAGTGCTGCTAAATTTTCCATTGGACGCTGGTGCCTTGGGGTGAGCAATCATTCAACTCAGCCTTgccctttcatttctcaatttctatggTACATGTAGGGTGCGATAAGAGACTTGTTTTCCTTGGTAAGGTTTCCTGTTGTTAAATGTGTACAGTGTTTTCCgcttaaaaaaattccaaagaaaGGGGATCTGATGCAAATATATTGAATTGGTAGTACTAAAGGTAAAATTCACCTTCAGACAGATCCCTTGATGGTAGAGCTATATCTAGTTTGACCATCAT
Protein-coding regions in this window:
- the LOC104445891 gene encoding hevamine-A; amino-acid sequence: MNGENGLGRVDRRRSKRLIDFDIEGGTNQHWDDLARSLSAYSNSGKEVYLVANPQCPYPDAWLGGALQTGLFDYVWVQFYNNPSCEYSSGNIANLQDAWNQWTSNTAGKIFLGLLASTEAANNGFIPVSDLTSKVLPAIKGSAKYGGVMLWSKYYDDQIGYSSSIKGSV